In a single window of the Prochlorococcus marinus str. AS9601 genome:
- a CDS encoding glucose-6-phosphate isomerase, with translation MNGDLNSWDKFCNYLWFDKKLNIWLDISKINFTSKEIKNLEDKFKDVFSSIKELENGAISNIDENRQVGHYWLRNPSISPSSKIGEEIRADINSISEFGKQILNGDIKNKNNQQYTDVLWIGIGGSGLGPLLITESLQKCSKGLNFSYIDNVDPFLISEKLEELSEKLSTTLFVVVSKSGGTPEPRIAMEIIKSHCENNSLEWNSNAIAITMKGSKLFKKATSENWLKIFNLQDWVGGRTSITSSVGLLPLALINENISEFIRGASLMDETTRIRDFKNNPAALLSSAWYLTGDGIGKRDMVVLPYRDRLQVFSKYLQQLVMESLGKKFNRNGQVVNQGISVFGNKGSTDQHAYVQQLRDGIDNFFCIFIELLDSPSTNIFDEKENPKEYLSGFLQGTRSALSSENRQSITITLEKLNCFSLGALIALFERAVSFYAELVNINAYDQPGVEAGKKAAANIIEYQQKVSHLLDEGGEYSINDITSLFDNSVSEPIFFILREMCFGNDNYLVKGDWSNPNSLVIQKINS, from the coding sequence ATGAATGGAGATTTAAACTCTTGGGATAAATTTTGTAATTATCTTTGGTTTGATAAAAAATTAAATATTTGGTTAGACATAAGCAAAATTAATTTCACAAGTAAAGAGATAAAAAATTTAGAAGATAAATTTAAAGATGTTTTTTCATCAATAAAAGAATTAGAAAATGGTGCAATCTCAAATATTGATGAAAATAGACAAGTTGGACATTATTGGCTTAGAAATCCATCAATTTCACCCTCTTCAAAAATAGGAGAAGAAATTAGAGCAGATATTAATTCAATCTCTGAATTTGGAAAACAAATTTTAAATGGGGATATTAAGAATAAGAATAATCAGCAGTATACTGATGTTCTATGGATAGGAATTGGTGGAAGTGGATTAGGACCATTACTTATTACAGAGTCACTGCAGAAGTGTTCTAAAGGCTTAAATTTTTCTTATATCGATAATGTTGATCCTTTTTTAATTAGCGAAAAGTTAGAAGAGTTATCTGAAAAATTATCAACAACATTATTTGTAGTAGTAAGCAAATCAGGTGGTACGCCTGAACCTAGAATTGCTATGGAAATTATTAAAAGTCACTGCGAAAACAATTCTCTTGAATGGAATTCTAATGCTATAGCTATAACTATGAAAGGTAGTAAGTTATTCAAAAAAGCTACTTCTGAAAATTGGTTAAAAATATTTAATTTGCAAGATTGGGTTGGTGGAAGAACTAGTATTACAAGCTCTGTGGGATTACTTCCATTAGCTCTTATTAATGAAAATATATCTGAATTTATCAGAGGTGCATCATTAATGGATGAAACCACACGTATAAGAGATTTTAAAAATAATCCAGCAGCACTATTATCATCCGCATGGTATTTAACTGGGGATGGTATTGGAAAGAGAGATATGGTCGTATTACCTTATAGAGATAGGTTACAGGTTTTTAGTAAATATCTTCAGCAATTAGTAATGGAATCATTAGGAAAGAAATTTAATAGGAATGGTCAAGTAGTTAATCAAGGTATTTCCGTTTTTGGTAATAAAGGATCTACAGATCAGCATGCCTATGTTCAGCAACTGAGAGATGGTATTGATAATTTCTTTTGTATTTTTATTGAATTATTAGATTCTCCATCTACTAATATATTTGATGAAAAAGAGAATCCTAAAGAATATCTTTCTGGTTTTTTGCAAGGAACCAGATCAGCACTCTCTAGTGAAAACAGACAAAGTATCACTATTACGTTAGAAAAGTTAAATTGTTTTTCACTAGGTGCCTTAATCGCTTTATTTGAAAGGGCTGTATCCTTCTACGCTGAATTGGTAAATATAAATGCATATGATCAACCTGGAGTTGAAGCTGGAAAGAAAGCAGCTGCAAATATTATTGAGTATCAACAAAAAGTAAGTCATTTATTAGATGAAGGTGGAGAATATTCTATAAATGACATAACATCATTATTTGATAATTCAGTTAGTGAACCTATATTTTTTATACTCCGTGAAATGTGTTTCGGTAATGATAATTATTTAGTTAAGGGCGATTGGTCAAATCCAAATTCATTAGTTATTCAAAAAATAAATTCTTAA
- the ribBA gene encoding bifunctional 3,4-dihydroxy-2-butanone-4-phosphate synthase/GTP cyclohydrolase II, with product MKETSPKSNNGTILDINESFKIEFDPISDALAAIRNGECIIVVDDERRENEGDLICAAQFATPQQINFMATEGRGLICLAMQGEKLDSLDLPLMVDRNTDENQTAFTISIDAGPENNVTTGISAEDRAKTIQVAINPKTKPDDLRRPGHIFPLRAKKGGVLKRAGHTEAAVDIAAMSGLYPAGVICEIQNPDGSMSRLPQLKEYAKQWGMKLISIADLISYRFQTERFVFRKSDAVLPSIFGNFKAYGYVNELDGSEHVALVKQKSFKLSEPVLVRMHSECLTGDAFGSLRCDCRPQLEAALSRIEKEEEGVVVYLRQEGRGIGLINKLKAYSLQDGGLDTVEANEKLGFPADLRNYGVGAQILTDLGIKKLKLLTNNPRKIAGLGGYGIEVIERVPLVICPNDNNAEYLSVKKTKLGHMIDEDNSNSRNIDPFISIFLDGKYKSIDLVPIKNNVIKFCSDKKINIKLESTPRLLAFWNRPKLVWRILHDKNRTNSNITNEEIKNIELFIQFLSNYENSTKIGIIVSRNIEQALHPKSSIKLINTKFSINNEILYSSTRKFNLDKETFSIVFES from the coding sequence ATGAAAGAAACAAGTCCCAAATCAAATAATGGAACAATTTTGGATATAAATGAATCTTTTAAAATTGAATTTGATCCTATCAGCGATGCGTTGGCAGCCATAAGAAATGGTGAATGCATAATTGTTGTAGATGATGAAAGAAGAGAAAATGAAGGAGATCTAATATGTGCGGCTCAGTTTGCTACTCCACAGCAAATTAATTTTATGGCAACTGAGGGACGTGGACTTATATGCCTAGCAATGCAAGGCGAAAAACTTGATTCTTTAGATTTGCCATTAATGGTAGATAGAAATACAGATGAAAATCAAACCGCTTTTACGATATCAATTGATGCTGGACCTGAAAATAATGTTACTACTGGAATTTCTGCTGAAGACAGGGCAAAGACAATTCAAGTTGCTATAAACCCAAAGACAAAACCAGATGATTTGAGAAGGCCAGGACATATTTTTCCATTAAGAGCTAAGAAAGGTGGAGTATTAAAAAGAGCAGGTCATACTGAAGCGGCAGTAGATATTGCGGCGATGTCAGGTCTTTATCCCGCTGGAGTTATTTGCGAAATACAAAATCCTGATGGTTCCATGTCAAGACTTCCTCAACTTAAAGAGTATGCAAAACAGTGGGGAATGAAATTAATATCCATAGCTGATTTAATTAGTTATCGTTTCCAAACTGAGAGATTTGTATTTAGAAAATCCGATGCGGTACTTCCAAGTATTTTTGGTAATTTCAAAGCTTATGGATATGTTAATGAACTTGATGGTTCAGAGCACGTTGCATTAGTTAAACAAAAATCATTCAAATTAAGCGAACCTGTATTAGTAAGAATGCATTCAGAGTGCTTGACTGGCGATGCTTTTGGATCTTTACGTTGTGATTGTAGACCCCAATTAGAGGCTGCCTTATCAAGGATAGAAAAGGAGGAAGAGGGGGTTGTTGTTTACTTAAGGCAAGAAGGCAGAGGTATTGGTCTAATAAATAAATTAAAAGCTTATAGTTTGCAGGATGGTGGATTAGACACTGTAGAAGCTAATGAAAAATTAGGTTTTCCAGCTGATCTCAGAAATTACGGAGTTGGAGCACAGATATTAACCGATCTAGGTATAAAAAAACTAAAATTACTTACAAATAATCCCAGAAAGATTGCTGGATTAGGTGGTTATGGAATAGAAGTTATTGAGAGAGTTCCATTAGTAATTTGTCCAAACGATAATAATGCAGAATATTTGAGTGTAAAAAAAACGAAGCTAGGTCACATGATTGATGAAGATAATTCTAATTCAAGAAATATCGATCCATTTATATCAATATTTCTTGACGGAAAATATAAATCTATTGATCTAGTTCCAATAAAAAATAACGTTATTAAATTCTGTAGTGATAAGAAAATTAATATTAAACTTGAAAGTACTCCAAGATTATTGGCTTTTTGGAATCGACCAAAATTAGTTTGGCGAATTTTACATGATAAGAATAGAACCAATTCCAACATTACTAATGAAGAGATAAAGAATATAGAATTATTTATTCAATTTTTATCCAATTATGAAAATAGTACAAAGATTGGAATTATTGTTTCTAGAAACATTGAACAAGCATTACACCCAAAAAGTAGTATCAAATTAATCAATACTAAATTTTCAATAAATAATGAAATCTTGTATTCATCTACAAGAAAATTTAATCTAGATAAAGAGACATTTAGTATTGTTTTTGAGAGCTAA
- a CDS encoding peptidylprolyl isomerase, producing MTAALFETEVGNINIEFFSDDAPNTVKNFTSLISDGFYDGLAFHRVIPGFMAQGGCPNTRNGASGMPGTGGPGYNIKCEINSNKHLKGSLSMAHAGKDTGGSQFFIVYEPQPHLDGVHTVFGKTDDMDVVLKLTNGSKILKATLK from the coding sequence ATGACAGCTGCATTATTTGAAACAGAAGTTGGGAACATTAATATTGAATTTTTCTCTGACGATGCACCTAATACAGTTAAAAACTTCACGAGCCTAATTAGTGATGGTTTTTATGATGGTCTAGCATTTCACAGAGTTATTCCTGGATTTATGGCTCAGGGTGGATGTCCAAATACTCGTAATGGAGCATCAGGTATGCCTGGAACTGGTGGGCCTGGATATAATATAAAATGTGAAATTAATTCCAATAAACATCTAAAAGGCTCACTTTCTATGGCTCATGCAGGAAAGGATACAGGTGGAAGTCAGTTTTTCATAGTTTATGAACCACAACCCCATCTCGATGGAGTTCATACAGTTTTTGGTAAGACTGATGATATGGATGTAGTGCTAAAGCTTACTAATGGGTCAAAAATTTTAAAGGCAACTTTAAAATAG
- the purN gene encoding phosphoribosylglycinamide formyltransferase: MDRSFNYIISPEISEFRRFSPKLKIGVLASGKGTNFQELIDLSEKGELDIDIKVLITNKDDAGCIKRAESNKIPHKIIRGKDFSQKELFELEIINTLIHYDVELVVMAGWMKIVSPFFINKFKNKIINIHPSLLPAYKGGSAIKDSVLNGSKITGCSVHFVEEEVDSGSLIMQAALSIRDDDDIESLSKRIQMLEHKILPHSISQAGFLIRSNFMENY, encoded by the coding sequence TTGGATAGATCATTTAATTACATAATTTCGCCTGAGATATCTGAATTTAGAAGATTTTCCCCTAAATTAAAAATAGGTGTACTAGCTTCTGGGAAAGGAACAAACTTTCAGGAATTAATTGATCTCTCAGAAAAAGGAGAATTAGATATAGATATAAAAGTTCTAATAACTAACAAAGATGATGCAGGATGTATAAAGAGAGCTGAAAGTAATAAAATACCTCACAAAATTATAAGAGGCAAAGACTTTTCGCAAAAAGAACTATTTGAATTAGAAATTATAAATACTTTAATTCATTACGATGTTGAACTTGTAGTTATGGCTGGCTGGATGAAAATTGTTTCTCCTTTTTTTATTAATAAATTTAAGAATAAGATAATAAATATTCACCCTTCATTACTTCCCGCATATAAAGGTGGTTCTGCGATAAAGGACTCTGTATTAAATGGTTCAAAAATAACTGGTTGTTCAGTACATTTTGTAGAAGAGGAGGTAGATAGTGGATCATTGATAATGCAAGCTGCATTGTCAATTAGAGATGATGATGATATTGAATCACTTTCCAAAAGGATACAAATGCTTGAGCATAAAATTTTACCTCACTCAATCTCTCAAGCTGGGTTTTTGATAAGAAGTAATTTTATGGAAAATTATTAG
- the argC gene encoding N-acetyl-gamma-glutamyl-phosphate reductase, whose protein sequence is MNVAIVGATGYGGIQAVNLLKKIKKYKISFLGGNKTSGSKWNENFPFIYLDNDPYIEEISVDNISKNADVALLCLPNGLSSTLTRKLLDRGLKVIDLSADYRYKSLDEWKNVYSKEAAIYKRNDDDLCKEAVYGLPEINKEAISKGRLIACPGCYPTSALIPLVPYLSQGIIENEGIVIDSKSGTSGGGREPNQKLLLSECGEGLSAYGLINHRHTSEIEQVASLISGNKIELLFTPHLVPISRGMHSTIYGRLRDPGLTSDDCRILLDNYYRNFKNIKVLPVDTFPSTKWVKNTNQIFLSVKVDIRNGRIIILSAIDNLLKGQTGQAIQNLNLMSGFSMDEGLDLTNNFP, encoded by the coding sequence ATGAATGTTGCAATTGTAGGTGCTACTGGTTACGGCGGTATTCAAGCGGTAAATCTTTTAAAGAAAATAAAAAAATACAAAATTTCATTTTTAGGAGGTAATAAAACATCTGGATCAAAGTGGAATGAAAATTTTCCTTTTATTTATCTAGATAATGATCCCTATATAGAAGAAATTTCTGTAGATAATATTTCAAAAAATGCAGATGTTGCTTTGCTTTGCTTACCAAATGGACTATCTTCAACATTGACAAGGAAATTATTAGATCGGGGACTTAAAGTTATTGATTTATCTGCTGATTACAGATATAAGTCTTTAGATGAATGGAAAAATGTATATTCCAAAGAAGCTGCTATTTATAAAAGGAATGATGACGATTTATGTAAAGAGGCAGTCTACGGTCTTCCCGAAATAAATAAAGAAGCCATTTCAAAAGGAAGATTAATTGCCTGTCCAGGATGCTATCCAACATCTGCTCTTATTCCTTTAGTTCCTTATCTTTCTCAAGGAATTATTGAAAATGAAGGTATAGTAATTGATTCTAAAAGCGGAACTTCTGGTGGTGGTCGAGAACCAAACCAAAAGCTACTTTTATCAGAATGTGGAGAAGGTCTATCAGCATATGGATTGATTAACCATAGACATACCTCAGAGATCGAACAGGTAGCATCTTTAATATCTGGAAATAAAATTGAACTGCTCTTTACTCCACATTTGGTACCGATATCAAGGGGTATGCATTCGACTATATATGGGAGATTAAGAGATCCAGGATTAACTTCTGATGATTGCAGAATTCTTTTGGATAATTATTATAGAAATTTCAAAAATATTAAGGTCTTACCTGTAGATACATTCCCATCAACAAAATGGGTTAAAAATACAAACCAAATTTTCCTTTCTGTTAAAGTCGATATTCGAAATGGGAGGATTATTATTTTATCTGCAATTGATAATTTGTTAAAAGGTCAGACTGGGCAAGCAATTCAAAATTTAAATCTTATGAGTGGATTTTCAATGGATGAAGGTCTTGATTTAACTAATAATTTTCCATAA
- the leuS gene encoding leucine--tRNA ligase, with amino-acid sequence MISPDKRYEADTNLYNPSEIEKKWQSIWTENNLYKTDELTENSDKFYALSMFPYPSGNLHMGHVRNYVITDLIARFQRFKGKSVLHPMGWDAFGLPAENAAIERGISPSVWTKKNISHMKSQLKLLGLSVDWDREFATCDENYYIWTQYLFLELYKSGLVYQKESEVNWDPIDNTVLANEQVDSEGKSWRSGAVVEKKLLKQWFLRITNYADELLKDLEKLDNWPERVKIMQDNWIGKSIGANINFNINTNPEKNITVFTTRPDTLFGVTYLAISVNHSLIKKITDQETIQDIENLKQYLKDNKNNELEKIGIKTSLIAINPVNSEPIPIWVASYVLDEYGTGAVMGVPAHDLRDFEFAKKNNIDIKQVIVKDKSEQSNELDNAYVENGYLINSNHYNGLANTIAKLKIAEEGVNNGWAENKIQYRLRDWLISRQRYWGCPIPIVNCKKCGAVPLNQSDLPVSLPKDIEISANKINALGNNNDWINTTCPKCGIGARKETDTMDTFMCSSWYFLRYPSSKCSTKPFEKNEINKWLPVDQYVGGVEHAILHLLYARFFTKALRDNELFDIDEPFKKLLTQGMVQSAAYKNNKTGKYVSPSDITDLSNPTDPIDNSKLEVLFEKMSKSKYNGIDPESVIKKYGADTARMFILFKAPPEKDLEWGDTDVEGQFRFLSRIWKLYINCAKNINSKSNSHPDKEKSLIKSMNIAIKEISNDILNNQFNTAISELMKFYNSLSNSINDINNNLKIDALKTFCILLAPFAPHIAEEIWHLIGFKKSVHLEHWPSFNAEALKEDSYELVIQVNGKVRDKVNINNDMSEDQIKELTLKRPNILKWTQDKEIRKIIIVKGKIMNIVV; translated from the coding sequence CAGAAAACAATTTATACAAAACCGATGAATTAACTGAGAATAGCGATAAGTTTTATGCCTTATCAATGTTTCCCTACCCTTCAGGCAATCTTCATATGGGACATGTTAGGAATTATGTTATTACAGACTTAATAGCTAGATTCCAAAGGTTTAAGGGTAAATCTGTCTTACATCCAATGGGTTGGGACGCTTTTGGTTTGCCTGCTGAAAATGCAGCTATTGAAAGAGGAATTAGTCCAAGTGTCTGGACTAAAAAAAATATTTCTCATATGAAGTCACAATTAAAGCTTTTGGGCCTATCAGTTGATTGGGATAGGGAATTTGCAACATGTGATGAAAATTATTATATTTGGACTCAATATCTATTTTTAGAGTTATACAAGTCAGGTCTTGTATATCAAAAGGAATCAGAAGTTAATTGGGATCCTATAGATAATACAGTCCTAGCGAATGAACAAGTTGACTCAGAGGGTAAATCTTGGAGATCTGGGGCAGTAGTTGAAAAAAAATTATTAAAGCAATGGTTTTTAAGAATTACTAATTATGCTGATGAGTTATTGAAGGATTTAGAAAAATTAGATAACTGGCCAGAAAGAGTAAAAATAATGCAAGATAATTGGATTGGAAAGTCAATTGGTGCAAATATTAATTTCAATATCAATACCAATCCAGAAAAGAATATAACTGTATTTACAACAAGGCCAGATACTTTATTTGGAGTTACTTATTTAGCAATTTCTGTAAATCATTCATTAATTAAAAAAATTACTGATCAAGAAACCATACAAGATATAGAAAATCTTAAACAATATTTGAAAGATAATAAAAATAATGAACTTGAAAAAATTGGAATAAAAACTAGCTTAATAGCAATAAATCCAGTTAATTCTGAACCTATACCTATTTGGGTGGCTAGTTATGTTCTTGATGAATACGGTACAGGCGCTGTTATGGGTGTACCTGCTCATGATTTAAGGGATTTTGAGTTTGCTAAGAAAAACAATATAGATATTAAACAGGTAATAGTAAAGGATAAAAGTGAACAAAGTAATGAGCTTGATAATGCTTATGTAGAAAATGGATATCTAATTAATTCAAATCATTACAATGGTTTAGCAAATACTATTGCTAAATTAAAAATTGCAGAGGAGGGAGTAAATAATGGATGGGCCGAAAATAAAATTCAATATCGTTTAAGAGATTGGTTAATATCTAGACAAAGATATTGGGGATGTCCGATACCCATCGTTAATTGCAAAAAATGTGGAGCTGTTCCTTTAAACCAATCTGATTTGCCTGTTTCATTACCAAAAGATATAGAAATCTCCGCTAACAAGATTAATGCTTTAGGTAATAATAATGATTGGATAAATACAACATGTCCAAAATGTGGAATAGGGGCAAGGAAAGAAACTGATACTATGGACACTTTCATGTGTTCATCTTGGTATTTTTTAAGATACCCATCTTCAAAATGTTCAACTAAGCCATTTGAAAAGAATGAAATTAATAAGTGGTTACCTGTAGATCAATATGTTGGAGGTGTAGAGCATGCAATTTTGCATTTATTATATGCAAGATTTTTCACTAAAGCTTTGCGAGATAATGAACTATTTGATATTGATGAACCTTTCAAAAAACTATTAACGCAAGGAATGGTTCAGTCCGCAGCCTATAAAAACAATAAAACTGGTAAATATGTTTCTCCTTCCGATATTACTGACTTATCAAATCCTACAGATCCAATTGACAATTCTAAACTCGAAGTTCTTTTCGAGAAGATGTCTAAGTCTAAATATAATGGAATAGACCCTGAATCAGTAATTAAAAAATATGGAGCAGATACAGCAAGAATGTTTATATTATTTAAAGCACCACCTGAAAAAGATTTGGAATGGGGAGATACAGATGTTGAAGGACAATTTAGATTTTTAAGTAGGATTTGGAAGCTTTATATAAATTGTGCAAAAAATATAAATAGTAAATCTAATTCCCATCCAGATAAAGAAAAAAGTTTAATAAAGTCAATGAATATTGCTATAAAAGAAATTTCAAATGATATATTAAATAACCAATTTAATACTGCGATTTCAGAACTAATGAAGTTTTATAATTCATTATCAAATTCCATTAATGATATAAACAATAATTTAAAAATTGATGCTTTAAAAACTTTTTGTATTTTGTTGGCTCCATTTGCACCTCATATTGCAGAAGAAATATGGCATCTTATAGGATTTAAAAAATCTGTACATTTAGAACACTGGCCTTCCTTTAATGCCGAGGCACTAAAGGAAGATTCATATGAACTAGTAATACAAGTGAATGGAAAAGTTCGAGACAAAGTAAATATTAATAATGATATGAGTGAAGATCAAATTAAAGAATTGACTCTTAAAAGACCTAACATATTAAAATGGACTCAAGATAAGGAAATAAGAAAAATAATTATTGTTAAAGGAAAAATAATGAATATTGTTGTTTAA